The Impatiens glandulifera chromosome 8, dImpGla2.1, whole genome shotgun sequence genome includes a window with the following:
- the LOC124913099 gene encoding kirola-like — protein sequence MAHIGIKKLTRQVEIKSDGDVFHELFRSKPHHISNIAPTHIQNVDLHDGDWGSVGSIIFWNYTHDGKEKVAKDIILAIDEEKKSVTFKIIEGDLLELYKTCILTVHVEPHGEISLVTWTIEYEKLTEDVEDPTSLLDLCIALTKDIETYHLVN from the exons ATGGCACACATTGGGATCAAAAAGCTAACCAGACAAGTGGAGATCAAATCGGACGGAGATGTGTTTCATGAACTTTTCAGGTCTAAACCTCACCACATTTCCAACATAGCACCTACTCACATTCAGAATGTCGATCTTCACGATGGTGATTGGGGATCGGTTGGTTCGATCATCTTCTGGAATTACACTCATG ATGGAAAGGAGAAGGTGGCAAAGGATATAATTTTAGCAATAGACGAGGAGAAAAAATCAGTGACATTTAAGATCATCGAGGGTGACCTATTAGAGTTGTACAAGACATGCATCTTAACCGTCCACGTGGAACCCCATGGAGAGATAAGTTTGGTGACATGGACTATAGAATATGAAAAACTGACTGAGGATGTAGAGGATCCGACATCCCTCTTGGACTTGTGTATTGCCTTAACCAAGGACATCGAAACATATCATCTCGTTAATTAA